One part of the Flavobacterium johnsoniae UW101 genome encodes these proteins:
- a CDS encoding FecR family protein — translation MKSKRMKEEWNAIPNRGILPNDTQARMWNNIRRVTIDKYKKIYNWTVAACAVFIISIGSYQFFNQHKKAEIGITSTITFKNDIRLINLPDGTRVWLNQNSKIEYPAHFLNTERNVTLKGEAFFEVKRDPSRPFVITSGTIKTTVLGTSFNIKAYNEKQPEVNVRTGKVKVEGETNSVLLLRGDKAVYTAESSKVKKEKTNVLEPEWKKALLYVDGLTLEQVLEKLKEENNFEVNYLEDDLKNLTIQGTLDSRQGLYEMLQTIAFALEIKIRSTGNNTYLVSR, via the coding sequence ATGAAGTCCAAAAGAATGAAAGAAGAATGGAATGCAATACCTAACCGAGGAATACTTCCTAACGATACGCAGGCCAGAATGTGGAACAATATACGCAGAGTTACTATTGATAAATATAAAAAGATATACAACTGGACAGTTGCCGCTTGTGCAGTGTTTATTATCTCAATTGGAAGTTACCAATTCTTCAATCAGCATAAAAAAGCAGAAATTGGAATTACTTCAACGATTACTTTTAAAAATGATATTCGGCTTATAAACCTTCCAGACGGAACCAGAGTATGGCTGAACCAAAATTCTAAAATAGAATATCCGGCACATTTTTTAAATACTGAAAGAAATGTGACTTTAAAAGGTGAAGCATTCTTTGAAGTAAAACGCGATCCTTCAAGGCCATTTGTAATTACTTCCGGTACAATAAAAACAACAGTTTTAGGAACTTCATTCAATATTAAAGCTTATAATGAAAAACAGCCTGAAGTAAATGTCAGAACCGGAAAAGTTAAAGTTGAGGGAGAAACTAATTCTGTACTGCTTTTAAGAGGTGATAAAGCTGTTTATACCGCAGAATCTTCTAAAGTAAAAAAAGAAAAGACCAATGTTCTGGAACCAGAATGGAAAAAAGCACTTTTGTATGTTGATGGTTTAACTCTGGAACAGGTTTTAGAAAAATTAAAAGAAGAAAATAATTTTGAGGTAAATTATTTAGAAGATGATTTAAAAAACCTAACCATACAGGGTACGCTGGACAGCAGACAGGGGCTTTATGAAATGCTTCAGACTATCGCTTTTGCCTTAGAAATAAAAATCAGATCTACTGGCAATAATACCTATTTAGTCAGCAGATAA
- a CDS encoding RNA polymerase sigma factor: MSSNLIIRLRAGDDSCFKQIYDLYHFKVFCFVKKYTSQLADSEDVTQNVFIHLWKYRTKLDPEVSLEAVLFKSSKQEISRWYKKQNRIFSVEDDKLIKELDSKTQSEEEVSLQMEKIEYLLDKIPAKRRKIFSLHKFEDRSYKEIAEEMDMSPGAVANQISKTLQFLKKNSVNNHELYWFALFFLYQTELVS, from the coding sequence ATGAGTTCTAATTTGATTATACGGTTACGTGCTGGTGATGATTCATGTTTTAAACAAATATATGATTTATACCATTTTAAGGTATTTTGTTTTGTTAAAAAATATACTTCACAATTGGCTGATTCTGAAGATGTGACACAGAATGTTTTTATTCATCTTTGGAAATACCGTACAAAATTAGACCCTGAAGTCAGTCTGGAAGCCGTTCTTTTTAAAAGCTCTAAGCAGGAAATTTCAAGATGGTATAAAAAACAAAACCGAATCTTTTCGGTTGAAGATGATAAATTAATAAAAGAACTTGACAGCAAAACACAGTCTGAAGAAGAAGTGAGCCTGCAAATGGAAAAAATAGAATATCTTCTGGATAAAATCCCTGCTAAAAGAAGAAAAATATTCAGTCTCCATAAGTTTGAAGACCGCAGTTATAAAGAGATTGCCGAAGAAATGGATATGTCTCCGGGGGCTGTTGCAAACCAAATTTCTAAAACCTTACAATTTCTTAAGAAAAACTCTGTAAATAATCATGAGTTATATTGGTTTGCTTTATTCTTTCTATATCAGACAGAATTAGTTTCGTAG